One Echinicola strongylocentroti DNA window includes the following coding sequences:
- a CDS encoding 2-hydroxyacid dehydrogenase, which produces MKITAFSAHKYEHKYLEEAIPEHELKLFEMRLTVDSVDLASGSDVVAIFVTDDGSRPVLERLKKMGIQLLALRSAGFNHVDLQAAQELGIKVARVPEYSPAAIAEHTVALMLALNRKLVKAHNRVRDLNFSLDGLVGFDMDGKTVGVAGTGKIGSKVAKILSGFGCRLLAYDPYENEDLKKAVDITYVDFKTLCAQSDIITLHLPLSKDSQYMINKDSLQEMKHGTMLVNTSRGALVNTREVNEALKSGQIGSFGMDVYEEEEALFFEDHSEDILQDDVIARLLTFQNVMITSHQAFLTNEALTKIATVTAYNINCWEKKQSSPNELKPG; this is translated from the coding sequence ATGAAAATCACAGCCTTTAGTGCCCACAAATACGAACATAAATATTTGGAAGAAGCCATTCCTGAGCATGAGCTAAAGCTTTTTGAGATGAGGTTGACTGTCGATTCGGTAGATTTGGCATCTGGCAGTGACGTCGTAGCCATTTTTGTGACCGATGATGGGTCCCGCCCTGTTTTGGAAAGGCTGAAAAAAATGGGGATTCAGTTACTGGCGCTTAGATCGGCTGGTTTTAACCATGTGGACTTACAAGCAGCCCAAGAGCTAGGCATCAAAGTGGCCCGTGTACCGGAGTATTCTCCAGCAGCCATTGCCGAACATACGGTGGCCCTGATGCTTGCCCTCAATAGAAAACTGGTCAAAGCCCATAATAGGGTCAGGGATTTGAATTTTTCCCTGGATGGCCTGGTCGGATTTGATATGGACGGAAAGACCGTCGGTGTGGCCGGGACTGGCAAAATAGGAAGTAAGGTGGCCAAGATCCTTTCTGGTTTTGGGTGTCGGCTTTTGGCCTATGATCCTTATGAAAATGAGGACTTAAAAAAAGCCGTCGATATCACCTATGTGGATTTCAAGACCCTCTGTGCTCAATCAGACATCATCACGCTGCACCTTCCCCTGTCCAAAGACTCCCAGTACATGATCAATAAGGACAGCCTTCAGGAAATGAAACATGGTACCATGTTGGTCAATACCAGCAGGGGGGCACTCGTCAATACCAGGGAGGTTAACGAAGCCTTGAAGAGCGGACAGATAGGAAGCTTTGGGATGGATGTTTATGAAGAAGAGGAAGCGTTGTTTTTTGAGGACCATTCTGAGGATATTTTGCAGGACGACGTGATCGCTCGTTTATTGACTTTCCAAAATGTCATGATCACCAGCCACCAAGCTTTTTTGACCAATGAGGCACTCACCAAAATTGCTACAGTCACTGCCTATAATATCAACTGCTGGGAAAAAAAACAGTCCAGTCCCAATGAACTAAAGCCAGGTTGA
- a CDS encoding sulfatase: protein MIDLDFKKRLLFYVLVISFFWVGRVAPAHGQENSKPNVLLILVDDLGYHDLSITGSDFYETPNIDKLGEQSFRFEQGYASSRVCSPSRAGLMTGVTPAVHGITDWIGAPEGASWRKYGRHTQLLPPSYVHSLPADMVTLPEAMKANGYETFFAGKWHLGGAGSYPEDHGFDTNVGGYESGSPKGGYYAPYDNPKLSQGPNGENLSIRLAEETATFIEQAHERPFFAMLSFYAVHGPIQTTSEKWAKYRNKAESAGIADHGYAMERRLPIRQVQDNPVYGGLVETMDEAVGIVTKALEAQGLDENTIVIFTSDHGGVASGDNFSTSNLPLRGGKGYQWEGGLRVPFFIKVPGTAGGTIEDPASNIDFLPTLVELTGGDMDSLQGVEGVSLVPAMEGKRVKSRDFYWHYPHYGNQGGDPSAIIRSGEWKLIYYWENKQAELYNLSTDPYEQQDMAPSQRKLVKKLTQKLLGYLESHQANYPYPDPDYTATKEAEVLKRSRTERLRRLETEREDMLTPGWQPNADWWGSKVTKD from the coding sequence ATGATCGATTTGGATTTTAAAAAACGGTTACTCTTTTATGTGTTGGTTATTTCTTTTTTTTGGGTGGGCAGAGTTGCCCCGGCTCATGGGCAAGAAAACTCCAAGCCCAACGTATTATTGATATTGGTGGATGATCTGGGATACCATGATCTAAGCATTACAGGAAGTGATTTTTATGAGACGCCCAATATTGACAAGCTTGGCGAGCAATCATTCCGTTTTGAGCAAGGATATGCCTCTTCACGTGTTTGTAGTCCTTCTAGGGCTGGCCTGATGACCGGTGTGACACCGGCGGTACACGGCATTACCGACTGGATAGGTGCGCCGGAAGGAGCGTCATGGAGAAAATATGGCAGGCACACCCAGTTGCTTCCACCCAGCTATGTCCATTCACTGCCCGCAGATATGGTGACGCTTCCAGAAGCGATGAAAGCCAATGGATATGAAACGTTTTTTGCAGGGAAGTGGCATTTAGGAGGAGCGGGTTCGTATCCAGAGGATCATGGCTTTGATACCAATGTCGGCGGCTATGAATCGGGAAGCCCAAAGGGCGGTTACTATGCGCCTTATGACAATCCCAAGCTCAGCCAAGGCCCCAATGGTGAAAACCTCAGCATTCGACTGGCAGAAGAAACGGCTACGTTTATTGAACAAGCACATGAACGGCCGTTTTTTGCCATGCTTTCTTTCTATGCTGTCCATGGCCCGATACAGACTACTTCAGAGAAGTGGGCCAAATACCGCAACAAAGCCGAATCAGCAGGGATCGCCGATCATGGCTATGCCATGGAGCGCAGGTTGCCCATTAGACAGGTCCAGGATAATCCAGTGTATGGCGGCTTAGTGGAAACCATGGACGAGGCGGTTGGGATCGTGACGAAGGCCTTAGAGGCACAGGGCCTCGATGAAAATACGATTGTGATCTTTACCTCTGATCATGGGGGAGTAGCTTCCGGTGATAACTTCTCCACTTCCAATTTGCCCCTAAGAGGAGGCAAAGGCTACCAATGGGAAGGAGGGCTTCGTGTGCCGTTCTTTATCAAAGTGCCGGGCACCGCAGGTGGAACGATCGAAGACCCGGCCTCCAATATCGACTTTTTGCCTACCTTGGTGGAGCTGACAGGTGGTGATATGGACAGTTTGCAAGGGGTGGAAGGAGTGAGCTTGGTTCCTGCAATGGAAGGAAAGCGGGTGAAATCACGGGATTTTTACTGGCATTATCCCCATTATGGAAATCAGGGGGGAGACCCCAGCGCCATCATCAGAAGTGGTGAGTGGAAGCTGATTTATTATTGGGAAAATAAACAGGCCGAACTGTACAATTTATCCACAGACCCTTATGAGCAGCAGGATATGGCCCCATCTCAAAGGAAATTGGTAAAAAAACTTACCCAAAAACTCTTGGGTTATTTGGAAAGCCATCAGGCCAATTACCCCTATCCGGATCCTGATTATACCGCGACTAAAGAAGCCGAAGTACTGAAACGGTCCCGGACGGAGCGGTTGAGAAGGTTAGAAACAGAGAGGGAAGACATGCTTACACCAGGCTGGCAACCCAATGCCGATTGGTGGGGAAGTAAGGTGACGAAGGATTGA
- a CDS encoding T9SS C-terminal target domain-containing protein: MMMKLTITSLPRYFYKLICLAVLGLTATLGHAQSPTLKVDFDFGGRKLGEVNEPGYTSWVVEEGSKAEATFSNVAFTVSGDGLHSSWYKAGIQAPFYARLSNDGVVANEEITLTIEGLPAGKHSLMNFYNTFDNPENNTFSPIDIYVNDELQIDDLMPSNRAESRAVTETGYLIFEVAAGEAVTIRMVNDPKNESNAAALVWNGFELNRPDIKKQAKSPLPEDGDEHVEADSGVTLKWEPAKTGVKHQVYFGTSKAAVAEATSQDDAYRGELTANHYQVNDLYSMDTYYWRVDEVDQNGEITKGNVWYFRPAQLAFRGAEGYGRYARGGRGGKVVTVTNLNDSGPGSLREAVTNDIGPRTIVFAVGGTIELKSRLVSNQRYVTIAGQTAPGKGIMIERAPVGITGDDGVARFLRVGIGAGRTFDGMGLTGANYSIIDHCSIRWTIDESFSSRGAHHITLQKTLIAEALNVADHSKYEQGKMHGYAATIGGDIGSFHHNLLAHNYGRNWSMGSGLDGNAYYKGKLDIRNNVVYNWGGRTTDGGSHEVNFVNNYYKPGPGTEHFIALTIDHEGVGLGTQRGYFSGNVMPGYFDEDNQEEGRRERYHNGDYKKYEGFVDEPFFPAHITTQPAREAYKIVLSDVGANQPVLDDHDQRIIQETLDSTYTYKGSLSGIPGMPDTEQDVGGWEDYPEVKRPENWDTDQDGLPDWWEEAKGLNPNSKPDDFSDANKDEDRDGFTQLDEYLDWMSRPHYFIEKGDALNLDLKPLFKGFEDGLRFSLEGQSTGKSFSVQKDHLTFTAEEAGLAAVKVKVEDMEDHTMTRWVNVFVKDH; the protein is encoded by the coding sequence ATGATGATGAAGCTTACGATTACATCTTTACCACGGTACTTTTATAAATTGATCTGCTTGGCCGTTTTAGGGCTTACCGCTACTCTTGGCCATGCCCAGTCTCCAACATTAAAAGTTGATTTTGATTTTGGAGGAAGGAAGCTAGGGGAGGTAAACGAGCCAGGCTATACCTCTTGGGTCGTAGAAGAAGGAAGTAAAGCGGAAGCTACCTTTTCCAATGTGGCCTTTACCGTCAGCGGTGATGGGCTACATTCCAGTTGGTACAAGGCAGGAATCCAAGCCCCGTTTTATGCTCGTTTGAGCAATGACGGCGTGGTGGCCAATGAGGAAATAACCTTGACCATTGAGGGGCTTCCGGCCGGTAAGCATTCCTTGATGAATTTTTACAATACCTTTGACAACCCAGAAAACAATACATTTTCCCCTATTGATATTTATGTCAATGATGAATTGCAGATTGATGACTTGATGCCCAGTAATAGGGCCGAAAGCAGAGCGGTGACTGAGACAGGGTATTTGATATTTGAGGTAGCAGCAGGCGAAGCGGTGACCATCAGGATGGTGAACGATCCCAAAAATGAATCCAATGCAGCGGCATTGGTCTGGAATGGATTTGAGCTGAATAGGCCTGATATTAAAAAACAAGCAAAAAGCCCTTTGCCCGAGGACGGTGATGAGCACGTGGAAGCGGACAGCGGCGTGACCCTGAAATGGGAGCCTGCCAAAACAGGCGTAAAACACCAAGTGTATTTTGGTACTTCAAAAGCAGCCGTAGCGGAGGCCACTTCCCAAGATGACGCCTACCGAGGAGAACTTACGGCCAACCACTATCAGGTCAATGACCTCTACAGTATGGACACCTACTACTGGAGGGTGGACGAAGTAGATCAAAATGGGGAGATTACCAAAGGAAATGTGTGGTATTTCCGTCCTGCCCAGCTGGCTTTTCGAGGAGCGGAGGGCTATGGTCGTTACGCACGGGGCGGCAGAGGTGGCAAAGTAGTCACCGTGACCAATCTCAACGACAGTGGTCCGGGGAGTTTGAGAGAAGCGGTGACCAATGATATAGGGCCAAGGACCATTGTTTTTGCAGTGGGAGGGACCATTGAGCTAAAGTCCAGATTGGTTTCTAACCAGCGGTATGTGACCATAGCGGGGCAGACCGCCCCCGGGAAAGGCATCATGATCGAAAGGGCTCCTGTGGGCATAACCGGGGATGATGGGGTGGCCCGTTTTCTTCGGGTAGGCATCGGTGCTGGCCGTACCTTTGACGGAATGGGACTTACAGGTGCCAACTACAGCATTATTGATCATTGCTCTATCCGGTGGACGATTGATGAATCCTTTAGCTCAAGGGGTGCGCATCACATTACCTTACAGAAAACCTTGATCGCCGAGGCGCTCAACGTGGCAGATCACAGCAAGTACGAACAAGGAAAAATGCACGGATATGCCGCCACGATCGGTGGTGATATCGGAAGCTTCCACCACAATTTGTTGGCCCATAACTACGGTAGAAACTGGAGCATGGGCAGTGGACTGGATGGCAATGCTTATTATAAAGGCAAACTGGACATCAGGAACAACGTGGTCTACAATTGGGGTGGGAGAACCACTGATGGAGGATCCCACGAGGTGAATTTTGTCAATAATTATTATAAACCAGGACCGGGTACAGAACATTTTATCGCCTTGACCATCGACCATGAAGGCGTAGGACTGGGGACACAGCGGGGCTATTTCTCCGGGAATGTGATGCCGGGCTATTTTGACGAAGACAATCAGGAAGAAGGGAGAAGGGAGCGCTACCATAATGGAGATTATAAAAAGTACGAAGGGTTCGTGGACGAGCCGTTTTTTCCTGCCCATATCACTACACAGCCTGCCCGGGAAGCTTACAAAATAGTACTATCAGATGTCGGAGCCAACCAGCCCGTACTGGATGATCATGACCAAAGGATCATCCAAGAAACCTTGGACAGTACCTATACTTATAAAGGCAGCTTAAGTGGCATCCCCGGCATGCCGGATACAGAGCAGGATGTAGGGGGCTGGGAAGATTATCCCGAGGTAAAGCGTCCCGAAAACTGGGATACTGATCAAGATGGCTTGCCTGATTGGTGGGAGGAAGCCAAGGGACTGAACCCGAACAGTAAGCCTGATGACTTTTCCGACGCCAACAAGGATGAAGATCGTGATGGGTTCACACAGCTAGATGAGTATTTGGACTGGATGTCCAGACCGCATTATTTTATAGAGAAAGGCGATGCGCTGAACCTGGACCTCAAACCATTGTTCAAGGGATTTGAGGATGGGCTCCGCTTTTCACTGGAAGGCCAATCCACCGGCAAATCTTTCTCCGTTCAGAAGGATCACTTGACATTTACTGCTGAGGAAGCTGGACTGGCTGCCGTAAAAGTCAAGGTAGAAGATATGGAAGACCACACCATGACAAGATGGGTAAACGTCTTCGTTAAAGATCATTAA
- a CDS encoding YtxH domain-containing protein, which translates to MGEGKVLLGVVAGLAAGVALGIMFAPDEGGKTRKKMQKQGEDMAHSLNGKMDKKFDELKGSISDLSKKVKAQKDAVLPKES; encoded by the coding sequence ATGGGTGAAGGAAAAGTTTTATTAGGAGTCGTAGCCGGACTTGCAGCCGGAGTTGCATTGGGTATTATGTTTGCTCCTGATGAAGGAGGAAAGACAAGAAAGAAAATGCAAAAACAAGGCGAAGACATGGCACATTCCCTTAACGGAAAAATGGACAAGAAATTCGATGAACTGAAAGGTTCGATTTCTGATCTGAGCAAAAAGGTAAAGGCACAAAAAGATGCCGTACTTCCTAAAGAGTCTTAA
- a CDS encoding family 20 glycosylhydrolase, which yields MKHLIKWCGIFVFVLTSIFPLQAQETAPDVLPVRAFAIAAPAPEKVEQFVKFIDEELGPRRINVLILRVEYNYEYLSHPELRSANPLTQAQVKQLVAVCKENDIRIIPQVNLLGHQSWHSELGKLLEVYPEFDETPHVQLPEKYEWPNEDGLYCKSYCPLHPGVHDVVFDLVGEICEVFEADAFHAGMDEVFYIGDDKCPRCGGRDKAKLFADEVWRIRNHLAESNRELWIWGDRLLDGKTTGLGMWEASMNNTYRAIDMIPKDVVIGDWHYERADQTAVYFAMKGLRVLTCNWRKPEVSEKQVEDMYRFRASATEELKPRFYGMMQTVWSSAGGFIEGFYADRPDREGGNETAWHTFRMMFDKVNELEGQY from the coding sequence ATGAAGCATTTGATAAAATGGTGTGGCATTTTCGTATTTGTATTGACCAGCATATTTCCGTTGCAGGCACAGGAAACTGCTCCCGATGTTTTGCCCGTAAGGGCTTTTGCGATAGCTGCTCCTGCTCCCGAAAAAGTGGAACAGTTCGTGAAATTTATCGATGAGGAGTTGGGGCCTAGGCGGATCAATGTGCTAATCCTTAGAGTGGAATACAATTATGAATACCTCAGCCATCCGGAGCTGCGCTCAGCTAATCCACTTACACAAGCCCAGGTGAAGCAATTGGTCGCTGTGTGCAAAGAAAATGACATCCGCATCATTCCACAGGTCAATTTGCTGGGGCACCAATCTTGGCATAGTGAACTGGGAAAATTGCTTGAGGTATATCCGGAATTTGATGAGACACCACACGTTCAGCTGCCCGAAAAATACGAATGGCCCAATGAAGACGGGCTTTATTGCAAGAGTTACTGTCCCTTGCATCCAGGGGTGCATGATGTGGTCTTTGATCTGGTGGGTGAGATCTGTGAGGTGTTCGAGGCAGACGCCTTCCATGCAGGGATGGACGAAGTGTTTTACATCGGAGACGACAAATGTCCTAGGTGTGGTGGCAGGGATAAGGCCAAACTTTTTGCTGATGAAGTATGGAGGATCCGCAATCACCTGGCCGAGAGTAACCGGGAGCTGTGGATCTGGGGAGACCGCCTACTGGACGGCAAGACCACTGGCCTGGGCATGTGGGAAGCCAGCATGAACAATACCTATCGTGCCATCGACATGATCCCCAAGGATGTGGTCATCGGAGACTGGCACTATGAAAGAGCGGACCAGACGGCCGTTTACTTCGCCATGAAAGGACTCCGCGTACTCACTTGCAATTGGCGGAAACCAGAGGTGTCCGAGAAGCAAGTGGAGGACATGTACCGCTTCCGGGCCTCGGCTACCGAGGAACTAAAGCCACGCTTCTATGGCATGATGCAGACGGTTTGGTCCAGTGCAGGTGGTTTTATAGAGGGTTTTTATGCGGACAGACCAGACAGGGAAGGCGGTAACGAAACCGCTTGGCATACCTTCCGCATGATGTTTGACAAGGTGAATGAGTTGGAAGGACAATACTAA
- a CDS encoding alpha-L-fucosidase, which produces MKRILTLICLMVATVSLRAQEYEANWASLDQRPVPAWFEDAKFGIFIHWGPYSVPAWSPKGTYTEWYQYWLQSKKLFGNGDFEGDEVYQYHKKTYGEDFPYYNFGEMFTADLFDPEEWAELFEEAGAKYIVLTSKHHDGFTLWPNEQANDRGFAWNSMEVGAKRDLVGELTAAVKKTPVKMGVYYSLYEWYHPWWQNDKARFVDEHYLPQIKDLVQRYQPDILWTDGEWEMEGEQWKSEEFLAWLYNESAAKEDILVNDRWGKGLRQQHGGYYTTEYEVGKTFDKPWEECRGMGFSFGYNQNEDAQDYNSTQALILMLVDIVSNGGNLLLDIGPDARGNIPPIMQQRLLEIGEWLQVNGEAIYGTRKWSQAAQWSDGDRKIDHEKGYLGGDYILKQTVDPAPGKAVKELFFTQKEGNVYAISPIYPAEDLLIKGIQASEETEVTLLGYGGPLDFEQRGNDLLVKMPHLASNQMPCAHAWSFRMTNVE; this is translated from the coding sequence ATGAAAAGAATATTGACCCTCATATGCCTGATGGTGGCGACCGTTTCGCTTCGGGCGCAGGAATACGAAGCCAATTGGGCCTCGCTGGACCAGCGGCCGGTACCTGCTTGGTTTGAAGATGCCAAATTCGGGATTTTTATCCATTGGGGACCGTATTCGGTGCCCGCTTGGTCGCCAAAAGGCACCTATACTGAATGGTACCAGTATTGGCTACAGAGCAAAAAGCTGTTTGGCAATGGGGATTTTGAGGGAGATGAGGTGTATCAGTACCATAAAAAGACCTATGGGGAGGATTTTCCTTATTACAACTTTGGGGAAATGTTTACCGCGGACCTTTTTGACCCCGAGGAATGGGCGGAGCTTTTCGAGGAAGCCGGTGCCAAGTACATTGTCCTGACCTCCAAGCACCACGATGGATTTACCCTTTGGCCCAATGAGCAGGCCAATGACCGAGGGTTTGCCTGGAACAGCATGGAAGTAGGGGCAAAGCGTGACCTAGTAGGGGAGTTGACCGCTGCGGTCAAGAAGACACCGGTGAAGATGGGCGTGTATTATTCCCTGTATGAATGGTACCACCCTTGGTGGCAAAATGATAAAGCACGATTTGTCGACGAACATTATTTGCCCCAGATCAAAGACTTGGTCCAACGCTACCAGCCAGACATCCTCTGGACAGATGGCGAGTGGGAAATGGAGGGTGAGCAATGGAAAAGCGAGGAATTTCTGGCCTGGCTCTACAACGAATCCGCTGCCAAGGAAGATATCCTCGTCAACGACCGCTGGGGCAAAGGGCTGCGCCAACAACACGGCGGTTATTACACCACCGAATATGAAGTAGGAAAGACCTTTGACAAGCCTTGGGAAGAATGCCGCGGCATGGGCTTTTCCTTTGGCTATAACCAAAATGAGGATGCACAGGACTATAACAGCACCCAAGCGCTGATCCTGATGCTCGTGGACATCGTCAGCAACGGCGGTAACCTGCTGCTGGACATCGGTCCCGATGCAAGGGGAAATATCCCGCCGATCATGCAGCAACGGTTATTGGAAATCGGGGAATGGCTACAGGTAAACGGTGAGGCGATTTATGGCACCAGAAAGTGGTCGCAAGCTGCCCAGTGGTCAGATGGCGACCGCAAGATCGACCACGAAAAGGGCTATCTTGGCGGTGACTATATCCTCAAGCAAACGGTAGACCCTGCGCCCGGCAAGGCCGTCAAAGAGCTTTTCTTCACCCAAAAAGAAGGGAATGTATATGCTATCAGTCCCATTTACCCTGCCGAGGACCTGCTGATCAAAGGCATCCAAGCTTCCGAAGAGACCGAAGTAACCTTGCTTGGATACGGTGGCCCGCTTGATTTTGAGCAACGGGGAAATGACCTTTTGGTAAAAATGCCCCACCTGGCCTCCAATCAAATGCCTTGCGCCCACGCCTGGAGTTTTCGCATGACCAATGTGGAGTAA
- a CDS encoding response regulator, giving the protein MAKIIIVEKDIDLADNICEMLKYGNFHPVAISSISDGFDLPNTKPSLFIIGIDDEVDKAYVDRINNLCQKFNCPIIFLSPGIQHGCTKESCQCISKTAIIDKPFTFRSLHTAVHKLLNEQRTKTNMCIN; this is encoded by the coding sequence ATGGCAAAAATTATAATTGTAGAAAAAGACATCGACTTGGCCGACAATATATGTGAGATGCTGAAATACGGCAACTTTCACCCTGTCGCCATTTCATCGATATCGGATGGATTTGATTTGCCCAATACCAAGCCTTCCCTGTTTATTATCGGGATCGACGATGAAGTTGACAAAGCTTATGTGGACAGGATAAACAACCTGTGCCAAAAGTTCAACTGCCCCATCATATTCCTGTCGCCAGGGATCCAGCATGGCTGCACAAAGGAAAGCTGTCAATGTATTTCCAAAACAGCAATCATCGATAAACCCTTTACTTTTAGGTCACTGCACACAGCAGTCCATAAGCTCCTCAATGAACAACGTACCAAAACGAACATGTGTATTAACTGA
- a CDS encoding sulfatase-like hydrolase/transferase yields MKKLLFLMVLLFGLGLSSCQRAEKEVAKKPNILFLFADDLTYEAIHALGNEAIETPNLDRLVSRGTSFTHAYNMGGWNGAICAASRAMMISGRSIWHAKRISKDWSEGDSLALGNTWGQLMEDAGYQTYMTGKWHVEAPADVVFQEAKNVRPGMPNDYWSTVKDKKSLFAAVERGEDIRNMRPKGYYRPLDKNDTLWDPTDKSNGGFWEGGKHWSEVVKDDAKGFLDTSKDVDKPFFMYLAFNASHDPRQSPQEYLDKYPLEDLAIPANFLPEYPFKDAIGNSVGLRDEALAPFPRTPLAIKTHLQEYYAIISHMDAQIGEILAALETSGELENTYIFFTGDHGLAVGHHGLLGKQSMFDHSVRVPLMMAGPGVPKGKQVNADVYLQDIMATALELAEIQKPPYVDFNSLFGLAKGEHEGYYQEGIYGAYVGYQRMIRKDGYKLLVYPKMDKVLLFDMENDPQEMHDLADAPEQQERVKSLFEELMQLQQQMGDPLDISAIYAKL; encoded by the coding sequence ATGAAAAAACTACTTTTCTTAATGGTCTTATTGTTCGGGCTGGGACTATCTTCTTGTCAGCGAGCTGAAAAAGAAGTCGCCAAAAAGCCGAATATACTGTTTCTGTTTGCCGATGACTTGACCTATGAGGCCATTCATGCACTGGGCAATGAAGCAATCGAAACGCCCAATTTGGACAGGTTGGTCAGTAGGGGCACCTCTTTTACCCATGCTTATAATATGGGCGGATGGAATGGCGCCATCTGTGCGGCCTCCAGGGCGATGATGATATCGGGAAGGAGTATTTGGCATGCGAAGCGTATCTCCAAGGATTGGAGCGAGGGAGACTCGCTGGCGTTGGGAAACACTTGGGGGCAGCTGATGGAAGATGCCGGATACCAAACGTATATGACTGGAAAATGGCACGTAGAGGCACCAGCTGATGTGGTTTTTCAAGAAGCTAAAAACGTTCGGCCAGGAATGCCCAATGATTATTGGTCTACAGTAAAAGATAAAAAGTCCCTCTTTGCGGCAGTAGAGCGGGGAGAGGATATCCGGAACATGCGTCCAAAAGGTTATTATAGACCCCTTGACAAAAATGATACCCTCTGGGATCCTACTGATAAGTCAAACGGTGGTTTTTGGGAAGGGGGTAAGCACTGGAGCGAGGTAGTCAAAGATGACGCTAAAGGCTTTTTGGATACCTCCAAGGACGTTGATAAGCCGTTTTTTATGTACTTGGCTTTCAATGCCTCCCATGACCCGAGACAATCCCCGCAGGAATATTTGGACAAATACCCGCTGGAAGATTTAGCGATACCTGCCAATTTTCTTCCGGAATATCCCTTTAAAGATGCCATCGGCAATTCGGTTGGACTTCGTGATGAGGCTTTGGCGCCATTTCCACGGACGCCCTTGGCCATAAAGACCCATTTGCAAGAATATTATGCGATCATTAGCCATATGGATGCGCAGATTGGCGAAATCCTTGCTGCCTTGGAAACATCGGGGGAATTGGAGAATACCTATATCTTTTTTACCGGTGACCATGGCTTGGCCGTGGGACATCATGGATTGCTGGGAAAGCAGAGTATGTTTGACCACAGTGTTCGTGTGCCGCTTATGATGGCAGGGCCGGGAGTCCCCAAGGGCAAGCAGGTGAATGCTGATGTTTATCTACAGGATATCATGGCCACGGCACTGGAGCTGGCGGAGATCCAAAAACCTCCCTATGTGGATTTTAACAGTCTTTTTGGATTGGCAAAAGGAGAACATGAAGGCTATTATCAGGAGGGGATCTATGGTGCTTATGTGGGGTACCAGCGGATGATCCGAAAAGACGGGTACAAGCTACTGGTGTACCCAAAGATGGATAAAGTGCTGCTGTTTGACATGGAGAATGATCCGCAGGAAATGCATGACCTGGCGGATGCACCCGAACAACAGGAACGGGTGAAAAGCCTCTTTGAGGAGTTGATGCAACTGCAGCAACAGATGGGAGATCCACTGGATATCAGTGCTATTTATGCGAAATTATAG